ACCGCCCAGGAGCTCACCTGGGGCAAGCACTACGACGTCAACGATGTGGCCCGCTCCAAGTACATCGTAGTCATGGGCTCCAACCCCCTCGAGGCCCACACCTCCCATGAAGTAATCGCCCAGCGGATCGTTGAGGCCCGGGCCAAGGGGGCCGGGATGGTGACGTTCGACGTGCGGCTTAGCAACACTGCCGCCGTCAGCGACAAGTGGTACCCCGTCAAGCCCGGCACCGACGGGGCCGTAGCCCTCGCGATGGCCCACGTCCTTATGAAGGACGGCCTCTACGACGAGAAGTTCATCGACAAGTGGACCAACGTGACGGTCCGGGAGCTCAAGGACCACCTGGCCCGCTACACCCCCGAGTGGGCCGAGGGCGTCAGCGGCGTGCCGGCCAGCGAGATCCGGGCCGTGGCCCGGGCATACGGCACGAAGAAGCCCTCGACCATCATCAGCTACCGGGGCGTGGTGGCCCACTACAACGGGGTGGAGAACGAGCGGATCATCCAGATGCTCGAGGCCATCGCGGGCAACATCGACGTTCCGGGGGGACGGACAAAACCGGCGGGCCCCAAGTGGAAGAACTCCTACAAGAAGCCTAAGGGGAAGGCCAAAAAGCTGAAGATTCTCGACGGCAAGGGCATCGCCTACCCCACCCACCACGTCAGCCACCAGGGCTTCAAAATGATCAAGGACGGCTCCAACGGCCGACCCGAGGTCTACATGTGGTACTGCTACAACCCGGTCTACGTCAACGGGGACGTAAAAGAGAACATGGAGGTCCTGAAGGACGAGAAGCTCATCCCCTTCACCGTGGCCGTCGATGTAGCTATGAGCGAGTCCTCGGCGCTGGCAGACATCATCCTTCCCGATGCCACTTACCTGGAGCGGTGGGACTGGGAGGATATGGTCTCTTACGACAAAACGCCCGAGTACTATATCCGCCAGCCGATGGTCAAGCCCCTGGGCGAGGCCCGCGACTTCAAGGATGTCTGCGTCGATCTGGCCCAGCGCATCGGGCCCGATGTGGCCAAGTGGCTGCCGTTTAAAAGCGCCAAGGAATTCGTCAAGGACGCTTGCGAACACACCAAGGCGGTCAAGGCCGCCGGCGGCTTCCGCTACATGGTTAAGCACGGCACCTACGTCGATCACAAAGCCAAGCATCCCTACCGGAGCTACGCCAAGAAGCTCAAGCCGAAAGACCTTCAAGGGACCAACGTTGATAAGAAAACGGGTGTCGTCTGGAAAGGCAAGCCCGGCCAGGACTACACCAATACGAAGGGTGCCTACAAGAAGTACGTAGGCCAGATGATTGACGGGGTCGCCTATGCGGGCTTCAAGCCCGACAAGCTCAACAAGAACGGTCTGTTCGAGATCAAGAGCGAATTCCTCGCCAAGAAGGGCTTTGCGGCCATGCCGAGCTGGATGCCCATTCCCGAACACGAGAGGATGAAGGAGGACGAGCTCATCCTGACCACCTTCAAGGTAAACGTACAGATCCACTCGCGGTCGTCCAACTCCAAGTGGCTCACGGAAATCTATCACACCAACCCCGCCTGGATTAACCCGGAGACGGCGGCCCGGCTGGGAATCAAGAACAAAGACCGGATCAAGGTCAAGTCGCATATAGGGGAGATTACGACCAAAGCCTACGTCACCCCGAGGATCCACCCCAAGGTCATCGCCATCAGCATGCACTGCGGTCGTTGGGCATACGGCCGCTACGGCAGCGGCAAGAAGGTCTTCCCAACGGTGAAGGACGACGAGCCGTGGTGGACCGATTTCGGGGTGCATCCCAACTGGATTATCCCCAACGCGCCCGACCCCATCGGCGGTCAGCAACGCTGGATGGATACGGTGGTCAGCGTCACAAAAGCGTGATATGCTCCGCAACCTGGGGGGCAGGGGAGATCGAAAGGGTCCCCCCTGCCCCTTCTTTTTTTGGGGAGAATGGGGGAGCATGAACGAGCGGAAAAAGGAGAACGGAAAGGCCGAGGAGGCCCGCGCCCGGGCGGGGCTATATCGGCTCGTGGCCCAGATGGTCGCCCAAGAGCCGGATGAGGCGTTCCTACGCGACCTCAACGCCACCGGTTTCCGCGAAACCGTCGCCTCTCTCGGCCTGAGCCCACCGCCCGCACCGACCTCAACCGAGGCAGATGTCACCTGTGAGGAGCTGGCGGTCGAGTACGCCCGACTGTTTCTCCTGCCCGGGGCGCCTCTCCATCCATACGAGTCGGTTCAGCGGGGGGAGGGCCAACTCTGGGGCGAGGCGACTGCCGGAGTCCAGGAGACCTACCTTGAGGCCGGTTTCGAACTGAATCCCGAGGTCCACCATGTCCCCGATCACCTCGCCGTGGAGCTCGAGTTCATGGCGCACCTGGCCGGCAAGGAAGCTGAGCGGTTGGCGGCCGGCTCGACTGAGGAGGCCGAGGCGCTCCAGAAGCTCCAGAAATCGTTTCTCCGCAATCACTTAGGAACATGGGCCGTCGCCTTCGCACACACCCTCAAGGCAGAGACGTCCCAGCGATATTTTCAGTTTCTCGCCGACCTCCTTGAAACGGTCATCAAGTCCGACGCCTATTTCCTCGACGCCCCCTTGTGAGCGGGCCGCTCTGGCCGGAGCCGAGGCTCGTCCCTTCGGCCCCTCCATCATCGCGGCCCCATCTTCGTCTGTGCCTCCAAGGTTGAACTCCGAATCGCCAGAGAGTAGAATGAGATACGAATGCCCGGCCTTGGGCATTCGTATCTCGTAGGACGCACATGGCGACGACATCCCGCGGCCTCAAAACAATCCCCATCTTTGCCGACCTGGAGTCCTCCGACCTGGAACTGCTGGAGGCTGTTGCGTCTCGACGGACGCTCGGGCGGGGCGAGCATCTCTTCTTCGAGGACGACCCTTCCGTGGGATTTTTCGCGTTAGAGAGCGGGCTCATCAAAATCTACAAGATAGCCCCCGACGGCCGGGAGCAGGTGCCCTACTTCATAGGGCCAGGCCAGACCTTCGCCATAGCTTCTCTCTTTGGCGATGGGTTATACATGGCCAACGCTGAGGCCGTCGAGCCCTCGAAGCTGTGGCTTATTGCCAAGGCCCCGTTTCTCGACCTGGTGCGGGCTGAGCCGGAGCTGGCCGTCAAGCTGCTGGCGTATATGGCCCAGTGGATGAAGCGCCTTCTGGCCCTCGTCGAGACCCTCTCGCTCAAGAACGTGGAGGCCCGGCTGGCCGAGTACATTTTAAGCCGCGCTCATGTGGATGGCCGCCACACCGACGATGGCGACATCTTGCTCACCCTCGATGTGGAAAAAAAGATGATTGCCGCCCATCTGGGCACCATCAGCGAGACCCTCTCGCGCTCGCTTAGAAAGCTAAAAGACCGGGGCCTCATCCGCGAGGACGGCCCCCTAATCATCATCACAGACCTCGAGGGTCTCCGAAAGATTGCCGCAGGCTAACGCTCAACCCTCCCGCTCGCCCTTACCTACAAAAACCGCAATCCTTTGACTTAAGTCAAGGTGCCTGGCAGACGTGGAGGCTATCCTACGTTCAGGGAGAGGCTTCTAAGAATGCGCCCGTGCTCAACCGCTCCAAACTAGGACCGCCGGGCCGTTGGATGCAGAGGCCCGGAACGGGCGAAGGCGAAGGATCCAAGGAAAGGAGGGGGGACGATGTTCAGGAAAATCCTGGTTCCACTGGACGGCTCAAGCTTGGCCGAGAAGGCCCTTCCCGTCGCTGAGGAGGAGGCCAAGGCCCACGGAGCGAGCATCGTGCTGCTGCGAGTCGTCCATCCAAATTTCTTCGACAAGCCCTTTAGCAAGGCTGAGAAAACCCTCATTGAGAAGTACAAGGAGCAGGCGAATAAGTACCTCGCCATCGTGGCGGAGAGAGTTCGGAACGAGGCGGCGGTGAATGTGAATGTTGAGGTCGAGGAAGGTGATCCAGTGAAAGTCATTCTCGATGTGGCCGAGGCCCAGAAGTGCAGCCTGATCGCAATGACCACCCACGGCTTTTCCGGATTGAGGCATATAACGTTGGGCAGCGTGGCGAGCAAGGTGGCCAAGGCGGCCAAGGCGCGCGACATTCCTTTGCTGCTAATAAGAACCGCTCCCCTGACCGTCTCGGCAATGGAGGCCGAGGCGGCGGTTGCTTTTTAAGAAAGGCTGGCCGGGTCCTCAGCCGACGCCGAAAGGGAATTGTCCCCTATCCCTGACTCTCACGTCGGGGGAACGATGACGAGGGGCCCGGCCACAGATAGGAGATAAAACCCATGATCATCTTCGAGTACCGCTTCGACGTCTTGCCGGGCAAGATGGAGGAGTTCCTTTTACGCTCGAAACGCCTTCCCAAGCCGGAGGTCGCGGGTTCGAGACCCGTTGCCCGCTCCATCTTAGAGCCCGGAATTCAACAAGTTCCGGGCTCATTCTTTATAAAGCAGTTGAAGATAGGTTCGTGTGGTGCGATTCGGCCCGGCCGTTCAGCCCCAGTGGCGACCCGTCGCCCCGATGAGGGCGGTCAGCAGACCGAGCGGCAGGTTGATGGCGATGATCAGCCGGATCTGGTTGAGGCGCCTGCCTGCTTCGGCCAGATCGTTGGCCCCCAGGGCATCTTTGAAGCGGCGGTAGGGCGCGAACCAGAGGTGCAGGTAGAGCAGGATCATCGTAAGCCCCGTCACCTGCATGATGTGGACATGGACGCCAACCGAGCCGAAGCCGCCTAAGACGACGAAGATCATCCCGTAGCCGCTTAAGAGCAAGGCCGCGATCGAGGCCCAGACCCAGGGGAAAAACTTCTCGAAGCCCCGCCCCCAGAGCTCCAGCCTCTGGGCGGGCTCGAGCGGCCCGGCAGCCGGCCTGAGGCACATGTAGGCGAAGAACATCCCGCCGACCCATACGATGACGGCGAGGGTGTGTAGCCCCATGGCCACCATTGAGAATAATCCCATAGTATTTACCTCATCCTATTTTTTCGTCAGTTTCTCTTACCTTCATTCCGCTCCATTTTCCGGGACAGGCTCCCGTATGTCAAGAAAACCTGGGGATTCGTCCTTCCGAGATGGGCGGGCAGCCACCCGCTTCAGGCGGACCGAAAGGGAGTCGAGGTCCGGGGGTCGCAAGCGACCTTTGGTCGCCCGACTACCCGATATCATTCATTGCTTGACACCATTTTACACTTTTCAGCCTCTTAGACGGCCGCATTTCATTTAATGCCAGTAAGTTCAATGTCTTGCATCCAGCTTGACGCTTCCTTAAAAACCCAAGATGTGTCTAAAAGTGTCACGTGGCCGGAGGGCGATCTCCAGGCTAAGGCTGGGTAGACATGCGGGCCTTTGAGGGATATATTTTCCTTAGGGCGTTATGGTATCCTCGATGATAGAAAAAAGAAATTAGGGCGAACCGAGAAAGGACCCTCATCATGGGAACCAATCTAACAAGAAAAATTTTGCAAGAGCATCTCGTCTCCGGCGAGATGTCTCCGGGCGAGACGATCGCTATCGGCATAGACCAGGTCCTGGTGCAGGACCTCACCGGGACGCAGGCGTTTCTCCATTTCGAGGCGATGGGCATCGAAAGGGTCCGTTGCGAGTTGGCTGTGTGCTTCGCCGACCACAACGTCTTGCAGATTAAGCCGGAGAATATGGAGGACCACATCTACCTTAGGACGGCGGGCCGGAAGTACGGTATCTGGTTCGCCAAGCCCGCCAGCGGGATCGGCCACCAGATCCACCTCGAGCACTTCGCCGTTCCGGGCAAGACGGCGCTCGGCGCCGACAGCCACACGCCCCACTGCGGGGGGATAGGGATGATCGCCATCGGCGCGGGGGGGATGGACGTGGCTGTCGCCATGGGCGGCGGGCCCTTCCACATGCTTATGCCTCGGGTGGTCAACGTACACCTCACCGGCGAGCTCAGGCCTTGGTGTACGGCCAAGGACGTCATCCTTGAGCTCCTTCGCCGCCTCACGGTGCGGGGGGGCAAGGAGAAGGTCTTCGAGTTCACCGGGCCGGGAATCAGAAGCCTCAACGCCCAGCAGCGGGTCACCATCACCAACATGGGGACCGAGCTCGGCGCAACGACCAGCATCTTCCCCAGCGACGACATAACCCTGGAGTTTTTCCGCCGCCTGGGGCGCGAGGGCGACTGGCGCGAGATTCTGCCCGACGACGATGCCGGCTACGACGAGGTCATCGAGCTAGACCTATCGACCATCGAGCCCTTGATAGCCGAGCCGAGCCTGCCCGACAAGGTCGTTCCGGTCCGCGAGGTGGCGGGCACCAAGGTCCACCAGGTCATGGTCGGAAGCTGCACCAACGGCTCGTACACCGACCTACAGGCGGTGGCCAAGATGATGAAGGGAAGGCGGGTCCACCCGGAGACGACCTTCTTCATCCACCCGGCCAGCCGCATGGCCCTGGAGCTTCTGGCCAAGGAGGGCTACCTGGGAGACCTCCTCGCCGCAGGGGTCAACGTGGCCGAGGCCACGTGCGGGGCCTGTATCGGGCTCGGCCACGTGCCCGCACCAGGGACGGTGAGCCTTAGGGCCATCAACCGAAACTTCAGGGGCCGAAGCGGCCTCAAGGACGACGCCGTCTACCTGGCCAGCTCCGAGACGGCCGCAGCCACCGCGATCCGGGGAGTCATCATCGACCCCCGCGACCTGGGCGAGGAGGAGGGCTTGGAGGCCCCGCCGGCCGAGCTCCCCTCCGAGATCAGCCAGGACAACCCGAACCTCATTCCCCCGGCTTCGGATGAGGAGGCTCCCGCCATTGAGGTGGAGCGGGGTGAGAACATCGTTCCGGCTCCGATGAAAGGGGCGCTCGAGGCCTCTGTGAGCGGCGAAGCGCTCCTGAAGGTCGAAGACGACATCAGCACCGACCACATCATGCCGGCCAGCGCCGATATTCTCGCCTATCGGTCGAACATCCCAAAGATAAGCGAGTTCGTATTTCATCGGCTCGACCCCACCTTCAGCGAGCGGGCCAAGGCCAAGGGCAGCGGCTTCATCGTGGGGGGGCTCAACTACGGCCAGGGCTCGTCCCGCGAGCACGCGGCGCTGGCCCCCATGTTTCTCGGGCTCAAGGGCGTATTGGCTAAGTCCTTCGCGCGGATTCACCACGCCAATTTGGTGAATTTTGGGCTTTTGCCCATGGTCTTCGCCTCCACGGACGATTACGACATGATCGATCAGGGCGATGAGCTCGCCATCGAGGGCACCTGGGAGGGGGTTGATCAGGGCAGGCTCACCGTGCAGAACAAGACCAAGGGGACGACCATCGAGGTGACTTTGGAGCTCACCGATCGCCAGGGGGAGATTCTCAAGGCCGGCGGCCTTCTGCCTTACACCCGTGATTTAGGGTCCGGCGGCGCATCTGCCTAGAGCTCCATCTTTCCAAGGCGACTTCCTCCGCTGGGGCGGCAAATGTCATCCCCATCCCTTCGGGGCAGGCTCTTTTCGACACCAGTCTATCCCATCCCAGGTTGCTGACGGCCAGGTCGACGGCCCGAGAACAACCTCTATTGGTGCCTCTCTTAGGAATTATTACAAAGGAGGCGCCGATATAGGCAAACTGCGGGCCGCAGTATTATGATACGCAAAATTAATTTGTTGAAATCTACATTTTTGTGTTGACTTCAGTGAAGGGCTTATTATAATAGGCATCCTCCTAAAATTTCCTTTTAAATAAGGAAATTCGAGGCGTTTTCTATACCTCCAGGCGGGACGGTCCGTAGAGATGCAGCAACCGTATACCCATCCCATAGAGAGCAAGGACTACTTGGAGGCGCTTATTGAGCGGTCGATGGATGCCATTATATCGACCGATGCTGATGGAAATGTGGTCACTTTCAACCAGGGCGCAGAGGACCTCTCGGGCTATCGGAGGGAGGAGGTCATAGGCCAGCGCGTACGGGTGCTCTACGAGAGCGAGGAGGTTGCGA
This DNA window, taken from Nitrospinota bacterium, encodes the following:
- a CDS encoding molybdopterin-dependent oxidoreductase, translating into MRLSRRDFLRLGMATAGMAAVPVNPAFLLAADAPAPVTGVSSHTGRKLKAVPSACWQCVCRSSIVGYVENGRLLKVDGNPNSQRTRGRICAKGQAAPNFLYDPDRILYPMRRVGPRGSGKWKRISWDEALDEIAGRLKKLRDEGHPERFMFHYGRMKASSSTIIKSYFLPAYGTKTIGNHTSICEGGKWTAQELTWGKHYDVNDVARSKYIVVMGSNPLEAHTSHEVIAQRIVEARAKGAGMVTFDVRLSNTAAVSDKWYPVKPGTDGAVALAMAHVLMKDGLYDEKFIDKWTNVTVRELKDHLARYTPEWAEGVSGVPASEIRAVARAYGTKKPSTIISYRGVVAHYNGVENERIIQMLEAIAGNIDVPGGRTKPAGPKWKNSYKKPKGKAKKLKILDGKGIAYPTHHVSHQGFKMIKDGSNGRPEVYMWYCYNPVYVNGDVKENMEVLKDEKLIPFTVAVDVAMSESSALADIILPDATYLERWDWEDMVSYDKTPEYYIRQPMVKPLGEARDFKDVCVDLAQRIGPDVAKWLPFKSAKEFVKDACEHTKAVKAAGGFRYMVKHGTYVDHKAKHPYRSYAKKLKPKDLQGTNVDKKTGVVWKGKPGQDYTNTKGAYKKYVGQMIDGVAYAGFKPDKLNKNGLFEIKSEFLAKKGFAAMPSWMPIPEHERMKEDELILTTFKVNVQIHSRSSNSKWLTEIYHTNPAWINPETAARLGIKNKDRIKVKSHIGEITTKAYVTPRIHPKVIAISMHCGRWAYGRYGSGKKVFPTVKDDEPWWTDFGVHPNWIIPNAPDPIGGQQRWMDTVVSVTKA
- a CDS encoding molecular chaperone TorD family protein, with protein sequence MNERKKENGKAEEARARAGLYRLVAQMVAQEPDEAFLRDLNATGFRETVASLGLSPPPAPTSTEADVTCEELAVEYARLFLLPGAPLHPYESVQRGEGQLWGEATAGVQETYLEAGFELNPEVHHVPDHLAVELEFMAHLAGKEAERLAAGSTEEAEALQKLQKSFLRNHLGTWAVAFAHTLKAETSQRYFQFLADLLETVIKSDAYFLDAPL
- a CDS encoding Crp/Fnr family transcriptional regulator; its protein translation is MATTSRGLKTIPIFADLESSDLELLEAVASRRTLGRGEHLFFEDDPSVGFFALESGLIKIYKIAPDGREQVPYFIGPGQTFAIASLFGDGLYMANAEAVEPSKLWLIAKAPFLDLVRAEPELAVKLLAYMAQWMKRLLALVETLSLKNVEARLAEYILSRAHVDGRHTDDGDILLTLDVEKKMIAAHLGTISETLSRSLRKLKDRGLIREDGPLIIITDLEGLRKIAAG
- a CDS encoding universal stress protein; translated protein: MFRKILVPLDGSSLAEKALPVAEEEAKAHGASIVLLRVVHPNFFDKPFSKAEKTLIEKYKEQANKYLAIVAERVRNEAAVNVNVEVEEGDPVKVILDVAEAQKCSLIAMTTHGFSGLRHITLGSVASKVAKAAKARDIPLLLIRTAPLTVSAMEAEAAVAF
- a CDS encoding CopD family protein, which encodes MGLFSMVAMGLHTLAVIVWVGGMFFAYMCLRPAAGPLEPAQRLELWGRGFEKFFPWVWASIAALLLSGYGMIFVVLGGFGSVGVHVHIMQVTGLTMILLYLHLWFAPYRRFKDALGANDLAEAGRRLNQIRLIIAINLPLGLLTALIGATGRHWG
- a CDS encoding aconitate hydratase; translated protein: MGTNLTRKILQEHLVSGEMSPGETIAIGIDQVLVQDLTGTQAFLHFEAMGIERVRCELAVCFADHNVLQIKPENMEDHIYLRTAGRKYGIWFAKPASGIGHQIHLEHFAVPGKTALGADSHTPHCGGIGMIAIGAGGMDVAVAMGGGPFHMLMPRVVNVHLTGELRPWCTAKDVILELLRRLTVRGGKEKVFEFTGPGIRSLNAQQRVTITNMGTELGATTSIFPSDDITLEFFRRLGREGDWREILPDDDAGYDEVIELDLSTIEPLIAEPSLPDKVVPVREVAGTKVHQVMVGSCTNGSYTDLQAVAKMMKGRRVHPETTFFIHPASRMALELLAKEGYLGDLLAAGVNVAEATCGACIGLGHVPAPGTVSLRAINRNFRGRSGLKDDAVYLASSETAAATAIRGVIIDPRDLGEEEGLEAPPAELPSEISQDNPNLIPPASDEEAPAIEVERGENIVPAPMKGALEASVSGEALLKVEDDISTDHIMPASADILAYRSNIPKISEFVFHRLDPTFSERAKAKGSGFIVGGLNYGQGSSREHAALAPMFLGLKGVLAKSFARIHHANLVNFGLLPMVFASTDDYDMIDQGDELAIEGTWEGVDQGRLTVQNKTKGTTIEVTLELTDRQGEILKAGGLLPYTRDLGSGGASA